The Benincasa hispida cultivar B227 chromosome 9, ASM972705v1, whole genome shotgun sequence genome has a segment encoding these proteins:
- the LOC120085722 gene encoding trafficking protein particle complex II-specific subunit 120 homolog, producing the protein MEPDVSIETSSMIRVAVLPIGTVPPTLLRDYLSMLLRHQLIPLSAISSFYTEHQKSPFAHQPWDSGSLRFKFILGGDPPSPWEDFQSNRKILAVIGICHCPSSPDLDSAIDQFNAACKGYTSALVERCFAFCPDDSQLEEGSKKGGNLRLFPPADRQTQEFHLNTMMQDIAASLLMEFEKWVLQAESAGTILKTPLDSQASLSSEEVIKAKKRRLGRAQKTIGDYCLLAGSPVDANAHYSTAIDLARLTGDYFWYAGALEGSVCALLIDRMGHKDSALEEEVRYRYNSVILHYRKSFIQDNTQRVSPLSFELEATLKLARFLCRSELAKEVAELLTSAADGAKSLIDASDRLILYVEIARLFGSLGYQRKAAFFSRQVAQLYLQQENRHAAVSALQVLALTTKAYRVQSRSSETERSFSHNKVGPSNSDSGKMHHQSLVSLFESQWSTLQMVVLREILLSAVRAGDPLAAWSAAARLLRSYYPLITPAGQNGLASALSNSAERLPSGIRCADPALPFIRLHSFPLHTSQLNIVKRNPDKEDWWAGSAPSGPFIYTPFSKGDSSNNKQQELVWVVGELVQVLVELANPCGFELRVDSIYLSVHSGNFDAFPVSLNLPPNSSKVVTLSGIPTSVGPVRMPGCIVHCFGAITEHLFKDVDNLLNGVAQGLVLSDPFRSCGSMKLRNVSVPNISVISPLPLLVSHVVGGNGAIILYEGEIRDVWIHLANAGTIPVEQAHISLSGKHQDSVISIAFETLKSALPLKPGAEVIIPVTLKAWQLGVVDSDTVSSKNTSASMLRHSKDGSSPTFLIHYAGPMVNPGDPLLNGSAIPPGRRLVIPLQICVLQGLSFVKARLLSMEIPAYVGEDLSKLAEIDNNSTEQPVDTQSKIDRLVKIDPFRGSWGLRFLELELSNPTDILFEISVSVQVENSCHEGNASGDQNVTEYSYHKTRIDRDFSARVLIPLEHFKLPVLDGSFFGKDVRADGTTNARNLSFSEKNTKAELNASIKNLTSRIKVKWQSGRNSFGELNIKDAILAALQSSMMDVLLPDPLTFGFRTVGNSSERKESNQNLHSVSSQSSLEAHKMTPLEVIVRNNTKEMIKMSLNITCRDVAGESCVEGAKSTVLWNGVLSGITLEVPPLEETTHSFSLYFLIPGEYTLSAAAIIDDATDILRARARTSSPDEPIFCCGPPYHLRINGTA; encoded by the exons ATGGAGCCCGATGTCAGTATCGAAACCAGCTCCATGATCAGAGTGGCGGTTCTTCCGATCGGTACAGTTCCGCCGACTCTACTGCGGGACTACTTGTCCATGCTTCTCCGCCACCAATTGATTCCACTTTCCGCCATAAGTTCCTTCTACACTGAGCACCAGAAATCTCCCTTTGCTCATCAACCTTGGGACTCTGGTAGTCTTCGTTTCAAGTTTATTCTCGGTGGAGATCCGCCTAGCCCTTGGGAAGACTTCCAATCCAACCGCAAGATCCTTGCTGTTATTGGTATCTGTCACTGTCCTTCTTCTCCCGATCTTGATTCCGCTATTGATCAGTTCAATGCCGCCTGTAAGGGTTACACTTCCGCGCTCGTCGAACGATGTTTCGCCTTTTGTCCCGATGATTCTCAG CTTGAAGAAGGCAGCAAAAAAGGAGGTAATTTGAGGTTGTTTCCTCCAGCTGACCGGCAAACACAGGAATTTCATCTGAACACAATGATGCAAGATATTGCAGCTTCTTTGTTGATGGAATTTGAGAAATGGGTCCTTCAAGCAGAGTCTGCTGGAACTATTTTGAAAACGCCTTTAGATTCTCAAGCAAGTCTCAGCTCAGAGGAG GTTATTAAAGCCAAAAAGAGAAGACTTGGTCGTGCTCAGAAGACAATTGGTGACTATTGTCTGCTGGCAGGATCGCCAGTTGATGCCAATGCTCACTACTCTACTGCAATCGATCTTGCTAGGTTAACTGGGGACTATTTTTGGTACGCGGGGGCTTTGGAGGGAAGTGTCTGTGCCTTACTG ATTGATCGAATGGGTCACAAGGATTCAGCTCTGGAGGAAGAAGTCAGATACAGATACAATAGTGTTATTTTGCATTACAGGAAGTCGTTTATACAAGATAACACCCAAAG GGTTTCACCCCTAAGTTTTGAACTCGAGGCTACCTTGAAGTTGGCTAGATTTCTTTGCAG GAGCGAGCTGGCTAAAGAGGTTGCAGAGTTGTTAACCAGTGCAGCAGATGGTGCTAAATCTTTGATTGATGCCAGTGATAGATTAATATTATATGTTGAAATCGCTCGTTTATTTGGTTCTCTTGGTTACCAGCGGAAAGCTGCTTTCTTTTCAAGGCAGGTTGCTCAGTTATACTTGCAACAGGAAAATAGACATGCTGCTGTTAGCGCCTTGCAAGTCTTGGCCCTGACAACAAAAGCTTATCGTGTTCAAAGTAGATCATCTGAGACGGAGCGTTCTTTCTCCCAT AATAAGGTTGGCCCGAGTAATTCTGATTCTGGAAAAATGCACCATCAGTCATTAGTATCTTTATTTGAGTCCCAATGGAGTACTTTGCAAATGGTTGTATTAAGGGAGATTCTACTGTCTGCTGTCCGTGCTGGAGATCCTCTTGCTGCTTGGAGTGCTGCAGCACGGCTACTTAGATCTTATTATCCTTTAATAACACCAGCAGGCCAAAATGGGCTAGCAAGTGCCCTTTCAAATTCAGCGGAGAGGTTACCATCAGGCATTCGCTGTGCCGATCCTGCCTTACCTTTCATAAG GTTGCATTCTTTTCCTCTCCATACTTCCCAATTGAACATTGTAAAACGCAATCCAGATAAGGAAGACTGGTGGGCAGGATCCGCCCCTTCTGGACCTTTCATTTATACTCCGTTCAGCAAAGGAGACTCGTCAAATAACAAGCAGCAAGAACTGGTTTGGGTTGTTGGAGAACTAGTGCAGGTCCTGGTGGAATTAGCTAACCCATGCGGCTTTGAGTTGAGGGTTGATAGTATATACCTTTCGGTGCATTCAGGAAATTTTGATGCTTTTCCAGTTTCTTTGAATCTTCCTCCCAATTCATCGAAGGTGGTTACTTTATCTGGTATTCCGACTTCAGTTGGGCCAGTGAGAATGCCTGGATGCATTGTACATTGCTTTGGTGCAATAACTGAACACCTTTTCAAGGATGTTGACAATCTACTCAATGGAGTAGCTCAAGGACTCGTTCTTTCTGACCCATTCCGGAGCTGTGGGTCTATGAAGTTGAGAAATGTATCGGTTccaaatatatctgtgatatcACCATTGCCGTTGCTAGTTTCGCATGTTGTTGGTGGTAACGGTGCCATTATTCTGTATGAAGGTGAAATTCGTGATGTATGGATACATCTGGCTAATGCAGGTACAATTCCAGTCGAGCAGGCACACATATCATTATCTGGAAAACACCAAGATTCCGTTATTTCAATTGcttttgaaactttaaaatcTGCTCTTCCTTTGAAGCCTGGTGCGGAAGTGATCATACCTGTGACCTTAAAAGCTTGGCAGCTTGGGGTGGTTGATTCGGATACAGTTAGTAGCAAGAATACATCTGCAAGCATGTTGAGGCATTCCAAGGATGGCAGCAGCCCTACTTTCTTGATACATTATGCAG GGCCTATGGTGAATCCTGGAGATCCTCTCCTCAATGGTTCTGCTATACCTCCTGGTCGACGCCTGGTTATTCCGCTGCAAATTTGTGTTTTACAGGGCTTGTCTTTTGTGAAAGCTCGATTGCTTTCAATGGAAATTCCAGCATATGTGGGTGAAGACCTTTCTAAACTAGCTGAAATTGATAATAACTCTACAGAGCAACCCGTTGACACTCAAAGCAAGATTGACAGATTAGTAAAGATTGATCCATTCCGGGGAAGTTGGGGTCTTAGGTTTCTTGAACTCGAATTGTCTAATCCAACCGATATATTGTTCGAAATTAGTGTTTCTGTCCAGGTCGAAAATTCATGCCATGAGGGAAACGCATCTGGTGATCAAAATGTTACTGAATATAGTTATCATAAAACAAGAATAGACAGAGATTTCTCTGCAAGAGTGCTAATACCCTTAGAACACTTTAAATTACCTGTTCTTGATGGTTCATTCTTTGGGAAAGATGTTCGAGCAGATGGAACGACCAATGCCAGAAATTTAAGCTTCTCAGAAAAGAACACGAAAGCTGAACTAAATGCTTCGATCAAGAATCTAACATCTAGAATAAAGGTCAAGTGGCAATCAGGACGGAATAGCTTCGGAGAATTAAACATCAAGGATGCTATACTGGCAGCCTTGCAATCGTCAATGATGGATGTATTATTGCCAGATCCATTAACTTTTGGGTTCAGGACGGTTGGCAATAGTTCGGAAAGGAAAGAATCAAATCAGAATCTTCACAGCGTATCTTCCCAGAGCTCTTTGGAAGCACATAAAATGACTCCTTTAGAAGTTATTGTTCGTAACAACACCAAGGAAATGATCAAAATGAGTCTTAATATAACGTGCAGAGATGTAGCTGGTGAGAGTTGTGTCGAGGGTGCAAAATCAACCGTCTTATGGAATG GTGTATTAAGTGGTATCACCCTGGAAGTGCCTCCGCTTGAAGAAACTACACATTCTTTCTCACTGTATTTCCTCATTCCTGGCGAATATACATTGTCGGCTGCCGCAATTATCGATGATGCTACAGACATCCTCCGAGCTCGTGCGAGAACTAGTTCACCTGATGAACCAATTTTCTGTTGTGGACCTCCATACCACCTTCGCATTAATGGTACAGCCtga